In Gossypium hirsutum isolate 1008001.06 chromosome D06, Gossypium_hirsutum_v2.1, whole genome shotgun sequence, one genomic interval encodes:
- the LOC107901495 gene encoding PITH domain-containing protein 1, with protein MACTHDHSCEDHDCSSNWSLYKHIDLAKVTALNEANPGSVKSVFKAWEERLNSSGERLESNEGDPELLVYIPFTSDVKIKSISVVGGADGTSPSKLRVFINREGIDFSDAQSMQPVQEWELVENLQGVLEYQTRYSKFQSVANITLHFPESFGGDTTQIHYIGFKGEATQLKRDVVATIVYEITPNPSDHKTRAETGGGLSHVE; from the exons ATGGCGTGTACGCACGACCACAGCTGCGAAGATCACGATTGTTCTTCTAATTGGTCTCTTTACAAGCACATCGACCTCGCCAAG GTTACCGCTTTAAATGAGGCTAATCCAGGAAGTGTTAAATCGGTGTTTAAGGCTTGGGAGGAGCGATTAAATTCTTCtggg GAACGCTTGGAAAGTAATGAGGGTGATCCTGAGTTACTTGTTTACATTCC GTTTACATCAGATGTTAAGATCAAGAGTATATCAGTTGTTGGTGGTGCTGATGGAACAAGTCCTTCCAAGCTGAGAGT ATTTATAAATCGAGAAGGTATTGATTTCTCTGATGCTCAAAGCATGCAACCTGTTCAG GAGTGGGAATTGGTTGAAAATCTGCAAGGAGTGTTAGAATACCAGACAAG GTACTCAAAGTTTCAAAGTGTGGCAAATATTACATTGCATTTTCCCGAGAGTTTTGGTGGTGATACAACCCAAATTCACTACATTGGTTTTAAAGGCGAAGCCACACAG TTAAAAAGAGATGTTGTTGCAACGATTGTTTATGAAATTACGCCCAATCCTTCTGATCACAA GACCCGGGCTGAAACTGGTGGAGGACTTTCTCATGTGGAATAA